A window of the Haloarcula litorea genome harbors these coding sequences:
- a CDS encoding NAD-binding protein, giving the protein MVDAPDEATEPALEEVFYPADRIPFVEWEAFTGGKSTVLLVGAVTILSFLTGLSNLSQSTPATDGPLAVFLSLPPGVVQFGGVLFAFVLGIVTVGLQQRKDVALRAAIVLLPALAVLPLTTFQTTDVPLLLGIVVAYPLLVRNRAQFDQTVDLSPLQIASLSAIGGVGLYGTVGAYALRTEFTGDPLTWGDAVYFVIVTIATVGYGDFTPTTPRARWFALSIILFGTGAFTVAVGALIGPVIESRMATAFGIMTASDLTLLEDHVVVLGYGDVTDSLLDELDEETELIVVTDDAEAASTLDDAGLNVLTGDPTDEDVLVDARVGSASGVVVGSDDDARDVLAVLAAKSIDPDVRVVAAATEAKHVDKFRSVGADEVVNPRSIGGTLLGRSVLDGTAPDAALSDLDDGAGEE; this is encoded by the coding sequence GTGGTTGACGCACCGGACGAGGCGACCGAACCGGCGCTGGAGGAGGTCTTCTACCCGGCGGACCGCATCCCGTTCGTGGAGTGGGAGGCGTTCACCGGGGGGAAGTCGACGGTGTTGCTCGTCGGCGCGGTGACGATCCTCTCGTTTCTGACCGGGCTGTCGAACCTGAGCCAGTCGACGCCGGCCACGGACGGCCCCCTCGCGGTCTTCCTGTCGCTGCCGCCCGGGGTCGTCCAGTTCGGCGGCGTCCTGTTCGCGTTCGTGCTTGGGATCGTCACCGTCGGCCTCCAGCAGCGCAAGGACGTCGCCCTCCGGGCCGCGATCGTGCTGTTGCCCGCGCTCGCGGTGCTGCCGCTGACGACGTTCCAGACCACGGACGTGCCGCTGTTGCTGGGGATCGTCGTCGCCTACCCGCTGCTCGTGCGCAACCGCGCCCAGTTCGACCAGACGGTGGACCTCTCGCCGCTGCAGATCGCGTCGCTGTCGGCCATCGGCGGGGTCGGCCTCTACGGCACCGTCGGCGCGTACGCGCTGCGCACCGAGTTCACCGGCGACCCGCTGACCTGGGGCGACGCCGTCTACTTCGTCATCGTCACCATCGCCACCGTCGGCTACGGCGACTTCACGCCGACGACGCCGCGGGCCCGCTGGTTCGCCCTCTCGATCATCCTGTTCGGGACCGGCGCGTTCACCGTCGCCGTCGGGGCTCTGATCGGGCCGGTCATCGAGTCGCGGATGGCGACCGCATTCGGAATCATGACTGCATCAGACCTCACCCTGTTGGAGGACCACGTCGTCGTCCTCGGCTACGGGGACGTGACCGACTCGCTGCTGGACGAACTGGACGAGGAGACCGAACTCATCGTCGTGACCGACGACGCCGAGGCCGCCTCGACGCTGGACGACGCGGGCCTGAACGTCCTGACGGGGGACCCGACCGACGAGGACGTGCTGGTCGACGCCCGCGTCGGGAGCGCCAGCGGCGTGGTCGTCGGCAGCGACGACGACGCCCGCGACGTCCTGGCCGTCCTCGCGGCCAAGTCGATCGACCCGGACGTCCGCGTCGTCGCCGCCGCCACGGAGGCGAAACACGTCGACAAGTTCCGGTCGGTGGGTGCCGACGAGGTGGTCAACCCCCGCAGCATCGGCGGGACGCTCCTGGGCCGGTCGGTACTGGACGGGACCGCGCCCGACGCGGCGCTGTCGGACCTCGACGACGGGGCGGGCGAGGAGTAG
- a CDS encoding anthranilate synthase component I family protein — translation MKEQAVVTERGSFVETARSAPPGARVPVEVRVTVADPFEAYRRARDGDGDGVYLETTGGQSGWGYFAVDPVERVRVGPEATPRDEGSPSIAAIDGLLDRELLVRGDCEVPYPCGAFGWLSYDVARELEAIPETTRSDGLPRLQLGVFDRVAAWEEPREGETTLRVTACPVVGDDPEAAYEAGLERATDLAERALHGDRGVRAQPTANRQATFESECGEAAYADRVEAVKQYVRDGDTFQTNISHRLVAPASVNPVDTFAAVRRVNPAPYSALVEFPGVDLVSASPELLLDVDGDRLLTEPIAGTRPRGDTPEADADLEADLTTDEKERAEHAMLVDLERNDLGKVSEYGTVDVAEYRRVDRYSEVMHLVSLVEGQRRDDASIADAVAAVFPGGTITGCPKPRTMEIIDELEATRRGPYTGSIGVFGFDDRATLNITIRTLVHHEGEYRLRVGGGVVHDSVPEREYQETLDKARALVTAVDEALGEQGSFAVERAEQTGGAR, via the coding sequence ATGAAGGAGCAAGCGGTCGTCACCGAGCGAGGATCGTTCGTCGAGACTGCGCGGTCGGCACCCCCGGGTGCCCGCGTCCCGGTCGAGGTACGGGTCACCGTCGCGGACCCGTTCGAGGCCTACCGCCGCGCCCGCGACGGGGACGGCGACGGGGTCTACCTGGAGACGACGGGCGGGCAGTCCGGCTGGGGCTACTTCGCCGTCGACCCGGTCGAGCGCGTCCGGGTGGGGCCGGAAGCGACCCCCCGAGACGAGGGCAGCCCGAGCATCGCGGCCATCGACGGCCTGCTCGACCGCGAACTGCTCGTCCGCGGCGACTGCGAGGTGCCCTACCCCTGTGGCGCGTTCGGCTGGCTCTCCTACGACGTCGCCCGGGAGCTGGAGGCGATTCCGGAGACGACCCGCTCGGACGGCCTGCCCCGGCTCCAGCTGGGCGTGTTCGACCGCGTCGCCGCCTGGGAAGAACCCCGCGAGGGCGAGACGACCCTCCGCGTCACGGCCTGTCCGGTCGTCGGCGACGACCCCGAGGCGGCCTACGAGGCGGGGCTCGAACGGGCGACCGACCTCGCCGAGCGGGCGCTACACGGCGACCGCGGCGTCCGGGCGCAGCCGACCGCGAACCGACAGGCCACCTTCGAGAGCGAGTGCGGCGAGGCGGCCTACGCCGACCGCGTCGAGGCGGTCAAACAGTACGTCCGCGACGGCGACACCTTCCAGACGAACATCTCCCACCGGCTGGTCGCGCCCGCGTCGGTCAACCCCGTCGACACCTTCGCCGCGGTCCGGCGGGTCAACCCCGCGCCCTACTCCGCGCTCGTGGAGTTCCCCGGCGTCGACCTCGTCAGCGCCAGCCCCGAGCTCCTGCTGGACGTCGACGGCGACCGCCTGCTCACCGAACCCATCGCCGGCACTCGACCGCGCGGGGACACGCCCGAGGCGGACGCCGACCTGGAGGCCGACCTGACCACCGACGAGAAAGAGCGGGCCGAACACGCGATGCTTGTCGACCTCGAACGCAACGACCTCGGGAAGGTCAGCGAGTACGGCACCGTCGACGTCGCCGAGTACCGCCGCGTCGACCGCTACTCGGAGGTGATGCACCTGGTCTCGCTGGTCGAGGGGCAGCGCCGGGACGACGCCAGCATCGCCGACGCCGTCGCGGCGGTCTTCCCCGGCGGCACCATCACCGGCTGCCCGAAGCCCCGGACGATGGAGATCATCGACGAACTCGAGGCGACCCGCCGGGGCCCCTACACCGGCTCGATCGGCGTCTTCGGCTTCGACGACCGGGCGACGCTGAACATCACCATCCGGACGCTGGTCCACCACGAGGGCGAGTACCGCCTGCGGGTCGGCGGCGGCGTCGTCCACGACTCCGTCCCCGAACGCGAGTACCAGGAGACGCTGGACAAGGCGCGGGCGCTCGTGACCGCCGTCGACGAGGCGCTGGGCGAGCAGGGCTCGTTCGCCGTCGAACGGGCCGAACAGACGGGGGGTGCCCGATGA
- a CDS encoding Rid family detoxifying hydrolase, giving the protein MKRTISTDDAPAAVGAYSQATTNGSLLITAGQLPLTADGDLLDDESVADQTRQCMRNVEAILESEGLDLGDLLKTTVFLDDIDDFEAFNEAYSEFFDEEPPARSAVGAGAVPKGAAVEIEAIATTE; this is encoded by the coding sequence GTGAAACGAACCATCAGTACCGACGACGCGCCGGCGGCGGTCGGGGCGTACAGTCAGGCGACGACGAACGGGAGCCTCCTCATCACGGCCGGCCAGCTGCCGCTGACGGCCGACGGCGACCTGCTCGACGACGAGTCCGTCGCCGACCAGACCCGGCAGTGTATGCGCAACGTCGAGGCCATCCTCGAATCCGAGGGGCTTGACCTCGGGGACCTGCTCAAGACGACCGTCTTCCTCGACGACATCGACGACTTCGAGGCGTTCAACGAGGCCTACAGCGAGTTCTTCGACGAGGAGCCGCCGGCCCGCAGCGCCGTCGGGGCGGGTGCCGTCCCGAAGGGCGCGGCCGTCGAGATCGAGGCCATCGCGACCACCGAGTGA
- a CDS encoding EamA family transporter: MNNSAVLFGLGTMIAWGFWIIFGDVASNTMDPKTAAFVSYATAAVVTGLFVVVSDASLAVTNRGLLFACVAGVAAAIGVVSTFIGVTVGPTAVVSTIGGMYFVTAALISTVAFGEPLSLNKVAGIGLAIAAIVVVNQ, translated from the coding sequence GTGAACAACTCCGCGGTCCTGTTCGGACTCGGGACGATGATCGCGTGGGGCTTCTGGATCATCTTCGGCGACGTGGCCTCGAACACGATGGACCCGAAGACGGCGGCGTTCGTCTCCTACGCCACCGCCGCCGTCGTCACGGGCCTGTTCGTCGTCGTCTCGGACGCCTCGCTCGCGGTGACGAACCGGGGGCTCCTGTTCGCCTGCGTGGCCGGCGTCGCGGCCGCGATCGGCGTCGTCTCCACGTTCATCGGCGTCACGGTCGGCCCGACGGCGGTCGTCTCGACCATCGGCGGGATGTACTTCGTGACGGCGGCGCTCATCAGCACCGTCGCGTTCGGCGAGCCGCTGTCGCTGAACAAGGTCGCCGGCATCGGACTGGCCATCGCGGCGATCGTCGTCGTCAACCAGTAG
- a CDS encoding BCCT family transporter: MAASEGSGIEALVAKLLVPVAAASGAIVFVGFFFRDFVGEAVTGQGWVAISLVFFGSGLGYLAVLPYRDEADDEPTAGYLLRVRRASVTSTLRSFARGQDPLTMGLPVTVFAAFFLLQAALPARTSAAVTAVSGTILRVGGPLFLAAMLLAVCYCAVLLFGPWGEIKLGGPETEPSYTYPTYFTLVFTAGIAAGLVFWGPAEALFHYRTPPPYFGATPQSAAAAGDALVYSLFHWGISAWSAYAVIGVPIAYFVYRRGAPLRVSTLLTPFLGVDGLDSVWGRLVDTLAVFATIGGIATSVALVSEQFLAGVAFKWNVAVGTAGPLVFVGGLTLIFVLSAATGIHRGIRRIAGLNVVLFGLFALLLAVLGPRSYVLDRGATALGRYVVHFVPLSLHTGGEWVAQWTVWNWSWWFSWAPFAGLFVAALSRGRRVRTVVFTTVVATSAATMVWFLLLGGTTLSVQRSGAADVLAAVAQRGGSEAVAGFPLLAALPLSELLVFLFLALIVVFMTTSADTSTLVVAILATRRGLAPSTGSIVFWGAFQGAVAVAVLLVGGAETLQALAVLTGGPFAVISLVGIAGLTRSWYRNERGHTSIVRRVADRLPTVQAHHDVDPPEED, from the coding sequence ATGGCCGCCTCCGAGGGCAGCGGCATCGAAGCGCTGGTGGCGAAGCTGCTGGTCCCGGTCGCCGCCGCGTCGGGTGCGATCGTCTTCGTCGGGTTCTTCTTCCGGGACTTCGTCGGCGAGGCGGTGACCGGCCAGGGGTGGGTCGCCATCTCGCTGGTCTTCTTCGGGTCCGGGCTGGGCTACCTGGCGGTGCTGCCCTACCGCGACGAGGCCGACGACGAGCCGACCGCGGGCTACCTCCTGCGCGTCCGGCGGGCGAGCGTGACGTCGACGCTCCGGTCGTTCGCGCGCGGGCAGGACCCGCTGACGATGGGCCTCCCGGTGACGGTGTTCGCCGCGTTCTTCCTGTTGCAGGCGGCGTTGCCGGCGCGGACCTCGGCCGCCGTCACCGCCGTCTCGGGGACCATCCTGCGGGTCGGCGGGCCGCTGTTCCTGGCCGCGATGCTGCTTGCGGTGTGTTACTGCGCCGTCCTGCTGTTCGGTCCCTGGGGCGAGATCAAGCTGGGCGGGCCGGAGACGGAACCCAGCTACACCTACCCGACGTACTTCACGCTCGTGTTCACCGCGGGCATCGCGGCGGGACTGGTGTTCTGGGGACCGGCCGAGGCGCTGTTTCACTACCGGACGCCGCCGCCGTACTTCGGTGCCACGCCCCAGTCCGCCGCGGCCGCCGGCGACGCGCTCGTCTACTCGCTGTTCCACTGGGGGATCTCCGCCTGGAGCGCCTACGCCGTCATCGGCGTCCCCATCGCGTACTTCGTCTACCGGCGGGGAGCGCCGCTCCGGGTGTCGACGCTGCTGACGCCGTTTCTCGGCGTCGACGGCCTCGATTCGGTCTGGGGACGGCTGGTCGACACGCTGGCGGTGTTCGCCACCATCGGCGGCATCGCCACCTCCGTCGCGCTCGTCAGCGAGCAGTTCCTCGCCGGCGTCGCGTTCAAGTGGAACGTGGCGGTCGGTACCGCCGGGCCGCTGGTGTTCGTCGGCGGCCTGACGCTCATCTTCGTCCTCTCGGCCGCGACGGGCATCCACCGCGGGATCCGCCGCATCGCCGGCCTGAACGTCGTCCTGTTCGGCCTGTTCGCGCTCCTGCTGGCCGTCCTCGGGCCGCGCTCGTACGTCCTCGACCGGGGGGCGACGGCGCTGGGCCGGTACGTCGTCCACTTCGTCCCGCTGAGCCTCCACACCGGCGGCGAGTGGGTCGCCCAGTGGACGGTGTGGAACTGGTCGTGGTGGTTCTCGTGGGCCCCCTTCGCCGGGCTGTTCGTCGCCGCGCTCTCCCGCGGTCGGCGGGTCCGGACCGTCGTGTTCACCACCGTCGTCGCCACGTCGGCGGCGACGATGGTCTGGTTCCTCCTGCTGGGCGGGACCACCCTGTCCGTCCAGCGCAGCGGGGCGGCCGACGTGCTCGCGGCCGTCGCTCAGCGGGGCGGGTCGGAGGCCGTCGCCGGCTTCCCGCTGCTCGCGGCGCTCCCGCTGAGCGAGCTGCTGGTCTTTCTCTTCCTCGCGCTCATCGTCGTCTTCATGACCACGTCGGCCGACACCTCGACGCTCGTCGTCGCCATCCTCGCGACCCGGCGGGGCTTGGCCCCCTCGACCGGCAGTATCGTCTTCTGGGGCGCGTTCCAGGGTGCGGTCGCCGTCGCCGTGTTGCTGGTCGGCGGCGCGGAGACGTTGCAGGCGCTTGCGGTCCTGACCGGCGGCCCCTTCGCCGTCATCTCCCTCGTGGGCATCGCGGGTCTGACCCGCTCGTGGTACCGGAACGAGCGGGGCCACACGTCGATCGTCAGGCGCGTCGCCGACCGGCTGCCGACGGTGCAGGCCCACCACGACGTCGACCCGCCCGAGGAGGACTAA
- a CDS encoding anthranilate synthase component II: protein MILIVDNYDSFAYNLVQYVGTVDEVAVRRNDAVDVAGIRELDPDGIVVSPGPGTPEDAGVSVDVFAETDYPALGVCLGHQALCAANGSAVGHAPEVVHGKPSEVRHEGTPLYEGVDDPFEVGRYHSLAVERDDLPDALVETAHTTDDRSVVMGVRHRDRPHFGVQFHPESILTDAGMCIVENFCTSVAGA, encoded by the coding sequence ATGATCCTCATCGTCGACAACTACGACTCCTTCGCCTACAACCTCGTCCAGTACGTCGGCACCGTCGACGAGGTCGCGGTCCGGCGCAACGACGCCGTCGACGTCGCGGGCATCCGCGAGCTGGACCCCGACGGCATCGTCGTCTCCCCGGGGCCGGGCACTCCCGAGGACGCCGGCGTCTCGGTCGACGTCTTCGCCGAGACCGACTACCCGGCGCTGGGGGTCTGCCTCGGCCACCAGGCGCTCTGTGCGGCCAACGGCTCGGCCGTCGGCCACGCGCCGGAGGTCGTCCACGGGAAGCCCTCGGAGGTGCGCCACGAGGGGACCCCCCTGTACGAGGGCGTCGACGACCCCTTCGAGGTCGGCCGCTACCACTCGCTGGCCGTCGAGCGCGACGACCTCCCCGACGCGCTCGTCGAGACGGCCCACACCACCGACGACCGGAGCGTGGTGATGGGGGTCCGCCACCGGGACCGGCCCCACTTCGGCGTCCAGTTCCACCCCGAGAGCATCCTCACCGACGCCGGAATGTGCATCGTCGAGAACTTCTGTACGAGCGTCGCCGGTGCTTAG